A genome region from Acidobacteriota bacterium includes the following:
- a CDS encoding DUF1552 domain-containing protein, which translates to MTISRKSLPRRTVLRGLGVTLGLPFLDAMSPAFTALAKTAAKPIHRFQAIYVPNGMAMQYWTPEKEGRDFELTPILAPFEPFRDQLLVVSGLRASWAYVHAGASASFLTGTPRGGVNETDVLASTSMDQILARELGKTTQLGSLEVSMDKFANAGQCTAGLSCAYTQTISWRTPTQPLPMENNPRAVFERLFGDSGSADPAVRRARRRQKQSILDSVTDKLTDLKVAVGPRDRAKLDEYTEAVRDVERRIRLAEQQRDVEPSFTEQPSAPPRVFEEHLGLMFDLQFLALQADLTRVVTFMMGREQSTRSYPQIGVPDAHHPLSHHEDDPERIAVMSKINAYHAKLTADYLARLRAAEDADGSLLDNMTILYGAGISNSTRHLGVNLPLVLLGGGAGKLKGGRHLRYPGDTSNADLLMTLMDKLDLPLDRLGDSTTRLPIDTLSEV; encoded by the coding sequence ATGACCATCAGCAGGAAATCACTGCCGCGCCGGACCGTTCTGCGGGGCCTCGGCGTGACGCTGGGCCTCCCGTTCCTCGATGCGATGTCTCCCGCGTTCACCGCGCTGGCGAAGACCGCGGCGAAGCCCATACACCGCTTCCAGGCCATCTACGTGCCCAACGGCATGGCGATGCAGTACTGGACGCCGGAGAAGGAGGGCCGCGACTTCGAGCTGACGCCGATCCTGGCCCCGTTCGAGCCGTTTCGCGACCAGCTTCTCGTCGTCTCCGGGCTCCGCGCCTCGTGGGCCTACGTGCACGCCGGCGCCTCGGCGTCGTTCCTCACCGGGACACCGCGCGGCGGGGTCAACGAGACCGACGTGCTCGCCAGCACCTCGATGGACCAGATCCTCGCGCGCGAGCTGGGCAAGACCACGCAGCTCGGATCGCTCGAGGTGTCGATGGACAAGTTCGCCAACGCCGGCCAGTGCACCGCCGGCCTGAGCTGCGCCTACACCCAGACCATCTCGTGGCGCACGCCGACCCAGCCGTTGCCGATGGAGAACAACCCGCGCGCGGTATTCGAGCGGCTGTTCGGCGACAGCGGCTCGGCCGACCCGGCGGTGCGGCGGGCGCGGCGGCGGCAGAAGCAGAGCATCCTCGACTCGGTGACCGACAAGCTGACCGACCTGAAGGTGGCGGTCGGCCCGCGCGACCGAGCGAAGCTCGACGAGTACACCGAGGCGGTCCGCGACGTCGAGCGCCGAATCCGGCTCGCCGAGCAGCAGCGCGACGTCGAGCCGTCGTTCACCGAGCAGCCGTCGGCGCCGCCGCGCGTCTTCGAGGAGCACCTGGGTCTGATGTTTGACCTGCAGTTCCTGGCGCTGCAGGCCGACCTGACGCGCGTGGTCACGTTCATGATGGGACGCGAGCAGAGCACCCGCTCGTATCCGCAGATCGGGGTGCCGGACGCGCACCATCCGCTTTCGCACCACGAGGACGATCCGGAGCGGATCGCCGTCATGTCGAAGATCAACGCGTACCACGCCAAGCTCACCGCGGACTACCTGGCGCGCCTGCGCGCGGCCGAGGACGCCGACGGGTCGCTGCTCGACAACATGACCATCCTATACGGCGCGGGCATCTCCAACAGCACCCGGCACCTGGGCGTCAACCTGCCGCTCGTTCTCCTCGGCGGCGGCGCCGGCAAGCTGAAGGGCGGCCGGCATCTCCGGTATCCGGGCGACACGTCCAACGCCGACCTGCTGATGACGCTGATGGACAAGCTCGACCTGCCGCTCGACCGGCTGGGCGACAGCACGACGAGGCTGCCGATCGACACGCTGTCGGAGGTGTGA
- a CDS encoding DUF3179 domain-containing protein — protein sequence MFAAPAAAQPAEQELHPDIQLFLDAGVPGGPRSRDAFEQLGAQWRDAYAGIVWDLAWLLRPPGQGFVHFFTLIGFLQEQTGQRFGGDLAGWQQWIWSLPYDPHPDHGYFKGQWYSRIDPRFAEFFPRGVASRIRLDEIEWGGVGVNGIPPLEYPARLDAADAGYLADEHIVFGIAVGGEARAYPKRILAWHEMALDRLGGEELTIVYCTLCGTVIPFGSVADGRHLTFGTSGLLYRSNKLMFDRETKSLWNTFEGVPVVGELVGSGLRLSPRAVVTTTWGEWRRRHPETTVLSLDTGHRRNYAEGAAYRTYFGSDDLMFAVSRRDARLRNKEEVLVLRLPDPERPGELLPLAVTARFLLRNRVFHHEFAGRNLVIVTSEQGANRVYDAGAVRFERLDDGRAVDAAGRAWQVSEDALAREDDAGVRLVRVPAQRAFWFGWYAQFPDTALVD from the coding sequence ATGTTCGCCGCCCCCGCCGCCGCCCAGCCGGCGGAACAGGAGCTGCACCCGGACATCCAGCTGTTCCTGGACGCCGGCGTGCCGGGCGGGCCGCGTTCCCGGGACGCGTTCGAGCAGCTCGGTGCGCAGTGGCGTGACGCCTACGCCGGCATCGTCTGGGACCTGGCGTGGCTGCTGCGCCCGCCCGGGCAGGGGTTCGTCCACTTCTTCACGCTCATCGGCTTCCTGCAGGAGCAGACCGGGCAGCGCTTCGGAGGCGATCTGGCGGGCTGGCAGCAGTGGATCTGGTCTCTGCCCTACGACCCGCATCCCGACCACGGCTACTTCAAGGGACAGTGGTACAGCCGGATCGACCCGCGCTTCGCGGAGTTCTTCCCGCGGGGGGTGGCGTCGCGCATCCGGCTCGACGAGATCGAGTGGGGCGGGGTGGGGGTGAACGGCATACCGCCGCTGGAGTACCCCGCGCGGCTCGACGCCGCCGACGCGGGCTACCTGGCGGACGAGCACATCGTCTTCGGCATCGCGGTCGGCGGCGAGGCGCGCGCCTACCCGAAGCGCATCCTGGCCTGGCACGAAATGGCCCTCGACCGGCTGGGCGGCGAGGAGCTGACCATCGTCTACTGCACGTTGTGCGGGACCGTGATCCCGTTCGGTAGCGTGGCGGACGGCCGGCACCTGACGTTCGGGACGAGCGGGCTCCTCTATCGGTCGAACAAGCTGATGTTCGATCGCGAGACGAAGAGCCTCTGGAACACGTTCGAGGGGGTCCCGGTGGTCGGCGAGCTGGTCGGGAGCGGCCTGCGACTGAGCCCGCGCGCGGTGGTGACGACCACCTGGGGCGAGTGGCGGCGCCGGCATCCGGAGACCACCGTGCTGTCGCTCGATACCGGCCACCGGCGCAACTATGCCGAGGGCGCCGCCTATCGGACCTACTTCGGCAGCGACGACCTGATGTTCGCGGTCTCGCGCCGCGACGCGCGCCTTCGGAACAAGGAGGAGGTGCTGGTCCTGCGTCTGCCGGATCCGGAACGCCCCGGCGAGCTGCTGCCGCTGGCCGTCACCGCGCGCTTCCTGTTGCGCAACCGTGTCTTCCACCACGAGTTCGCCGGCCGCAACTTGGTGATCGTCACCAGCGAGCAGGGGGCCAACCGGGTGTACGACGCGGGAGCCGTGCGCTTCGAGCGCCTCGACGACGGGCGTGCGGTAGACGCGGCCGGACGAGCCTGGCAGGTGTCCGAGGACGCGCTCGCGCGGGAGGACGACGCGGGCGTGCGTCTGGTCCGCGTCCCGGCCCAGCGCGCCTTCTGGTTCGGCTGGTACGCACAGTTTCCCGACACCGCGCTGGTCGACTGA
- a CDS encoding TonB-dependent receptor, translated as MHETAPSTDPPAAPAVPVSAGRPDQTALAQVFADPHCFSFQERFPGGFTPQFGGDVLDASLVVGLRGQLAGHILWDASASAGSSEADFFIYDTVNASLGPATPTMFDPGLYRQDEIGLNVDLGFPVNDRVHLAGGAEWRDERFTIGLGDEPSWQIGPYAPQGFSAGSNGFPGFSPIAAGAWSRANTALYGDIEVRGRDDGWSLGGALRLEDFEDFGTTTNGRLSGRLRLAAGAALRASASSGFRAPTPGQQNAFNVSTEYDHELMDLVNNGTIPSTSRVAGLRGGEPLQPERSISTTLGAVVDAGAFNLYDEWFDSRDLYVYHGDAVVDLEAAYAISESTTLTIGGQNAFGNDPEENPIARAKGNRFSVQTPFGANGAFFYVRINYGWASGG; from the coding sequence ATGCACGAGACGGCACCCTCGACGGATCCGCCGGCTGCCCCGGCGGTGCCGGTCTCGGCAGGAAGGCCCGACCAGACCGCCCTCGCACAGGTGTTCGCGGATCCGCACTGCTTCTCGTTCCAGGAGCGCTTCCCCGGCGGCTTCACGCCGCAATTCGGCGGCGACGTCCTCGACGCGTCGCTGGTCGTCGGCCTGCGCGGCCAACTCGCCGGGCACATCCTGTGGGACGCAAGCGCGAGCGCCGGCTCCAGCGAAGCGGATTTCTTCATCTACGACACGGTCAACGCCTCGCTCGGGCCGGCGACGCCGACGATGTTCGATCCCGGCCTCTACCGGCAGGACGAGATCGGACTCAACGTCGATCTCGGCTTTCCCGTCAACGATCGCGTGCACCTCGCCGGGGGCGCCGAGTGGCGGGACGAGCGCTTCACGATCGGCCTGGGCGACGAGCCGTCGTGGCAGATCGGCCCGTACGCGCCGCAGGGCTTCAGCGCCGGCTCGAACGGCTTCCCCGGTTTCAGTCCGATCGCGGCGGGGGCCTGGAGCCGGGCCAACACGGCCCTCTACGGCGACATCGAGGTGCGGGGCCGCGACGACGGGTGGTCGTTGGGCGGTGCGCTGCGCCTGGAGGACTTCGAGGACTTCGGCACGACCACGAACGGCAGGCTCTCCGGACGCCTGCGCCTCGCCGCCGGCGCCGCGCTGCGAGCCAGCGCGAGCAGCGGCTTCCGGGCGCCGACCCCGGGCCAGCAGAACGCCTTCAACGTCTCGACCGAGTACGACCACGAGCTGATGGACCTGGTCAACAACGGCACCATCCCGTCCACCTCACGAGTTGCCGGGCTGCGCGGCGGTGAGCCGCTGCAGCCGGAACGGTCGATCAGCACCACGCTCGGCGCGGTGGTCGACGCGGGGGCGTTCAACCTCTACGACGAATGGTTCGACTCGCGGGACCTCTACGTCTACCACGGCGACGCGGTGGTCGACCTCGAGGCCGCGTACGCGATCAGCGAGTCGACCACCCTCACCATCGGCGGCCAGAACGCGTTCGGCAACGACCCGGAAGAGAATCCGATTGCCCGCGCCAAGGGCAACCGCTTCAGCGTGCAGACGCCGTTCGGCGCCAACGGCGCGTTCTTCTACGTGCGGATCAACTACGGCTGGGCGTCCGGCGGCTGA
- a CDS encoding pyrroloquinoline quinone-dependent dehydrogenase produces MRQSLSLTVMVVFLLCASAPVNAQQEDDAGPWQTYDTSDGEWMSYAGDVRGTKYSPLDQIDASNFADLEIAWEWTTVDHFISRSTPGGGEWTAPLDTVVDTLIEDTPDLYRTGHRPILSRLQATPLMVGGVLYFNTPLSQGVAVDAATGETLWVYNPKAYEEGTPTMSNPWSQRGVAYWTDGEGDERIFWGTGNGYLICVDAKTGQPCPDFGPDGGGRVDAMVGLPRLEREERDYLNAILFGIHSPPIVVRDKVIHGSHVADRRITKEAVPGWVRAWDVRTGEHAWDFHTVPNGADEFGVDTWLNESWRYSGNANVWSMLAGDNELGHVYLPTGTTTNDYYGVDRLGDNLFSETLIAVDVETGQREWHFQAVHHGLWDYDFATHPNLVDVTVDGRPIKAIAQVSKQGFVYVFDRVTGDPIWPIEERPVPQETNMPGEVPSPTQPFPTKPAPFDYQGVTIDDLVDFTPQIRQMAIEAVEGFRLGPLFTPLDRPIEGVTYGTIMRPPPGGTAGWSGGAVDPETGMLYVPSRNRTAVVSLYQPDPALGATVTYTHGAPEAERLARSGNIRREPQMPQGLPLVKPPYSRMTAIDLNTGEHAWWVPTGNGDRYRNHPLLRDLNLPPLGGDNAINGPLLTKSLLIYCLTAGGSNGGPRLVAYDKANGAELASVDLPSGAIGTPMTYILDGRQYIALTVGGGPRLIAFALPD; encoded by the coding sequence ATGCGCCAGTCGCTCTCGCTCACCGTGATGGTCGTGTTTCTCCTCTGCGCGTCCGCCCCGGTCAACGCCCAGCAGGAAGACGACGCCGGGCCGTGGCAGACCTACGACACCTCCGACGGCGAATGGATGAGCTACGCGGGCGACGTGCGCGGCACGAAGTACTCGCCGCTCGACCAGATCGACGCGAGCAACTTCGCCGACCTGGAGATCGCCTGGGAGTGGACCACCGTCGATCACTTCATCAGCCGATCGACGCCGGGCGGCGGCGAGTGGACGGCCCCGCTCGACACCGTGGTCGACACGCTGATCGAGGACACCCCCGACCTCTACCGCACCGGACACCGGCCGATCCTGTCGCGCCTGCAGGCGACGCCGCTGATGGTGGGCGGGGTGCTCTACTTCAACACGCCGCTGTCGCAGGGCGTGGCGGTCGACGCGGCGACCGGCGAGACGCTGTGGGTCTACAACCCGAAGGCCTACGAGGAGGGGACGCCCACGATGAGCAACCCCTGGTCGCAGCGGGGCGTCGCCTACTGGACCGACGGCGAGGGGGACGAGCGCATCTTCTGGGGCACCGGCAACGGCTACCTCATCTGCGTCGACGCGAAGACCGGGCAGCCGTGCCCCGACTTCGGCCCCGACGGCGGCGGCCGGGTCGACGCGATGGTCGGCCTGCCGCGGCTCGAACGCGAGGAGCGGGACTACCTGAACGCGATTCTGTTCGGCATCCACTCGCCGCCGATCGTCGTCCGCGACAAGGTGATCCACGGCTCGCACGTCGCCGACCGGCGCATCACCAAGGAGGCGGTGCCCGGCTGGGTACGCGCCTGGGACGTCCGCACCGGCGAGCACGCCTGGGACTTCCACACCGTGCCGAACGGCGCCGACGAGTTCGGCGTCGATACCTGGCTGAACGAGTCGTGGCGCTACTCGGGCAACGCCAACGTCTGGTCGATGCTCGCCGGCGACAACGAGCTGGGCCACGTCTACCTGCCGACCGGAACGACGACCAACGACTACTACGGCGTCGACCGGCTCGGCGACAACCTGTTCTCGGAAACGCTCATCGCCGTCGACGTGGAGACCGGGCAGCGCGAGTGGCACTTCCAGGCGGTCCACCACGGTCTGTGGGACTACGACTTCGCGACCCATCCGAACCTGGTGGACGTGACTGTCGACGGCCGCCCGATCAAGGCGATCGCGCAGGTCAGCAAGCAGGGCTTCGTCTACGTGTTCGACCGCGTCACCGGCGATCCGATCTGGCCGATCGAGGAACGCCCGGTGCCGCAGGAGACGAACATGCCGGGCGAGGTGCCGTCGCCCACGCAGCCCTTCCCGACGAAGCCGGCCCCGTTCGACTACCAGGGCGTGACCATCGACGACCTCGTCGACTTCACCCCTCAGATCCGGCAGATGGCTATCGAGGCGGTCGAGGGCTTCCGGCTCGGACCGTTGTTCACGCCGCTGGACCGGCCGATCGAGGGCGTCACGTACGGCACCATCATGCGCCCGCCGCCGGGCGGCACGGCGGGCTGGTCCGGCGGTGCGGTCGACCCCGAAACCGGAATGCTCTACGTCCCGTCGCGCAACCGGACCGCGGTGGTCTCGCTCTACCAGCCCGACCCGGCGCTCGGCGCCACCGTCACCTACACCCACGGCGCGCCGGAGGCGGAACGGCTGGCCCGGAGCGGCAACATTCGCCGCGAGCCACAGATGCCGCAGGGGCTGCCGCTGGTCAAGCCGCCCTACTCGCGGATGACCGCCATCGACCTGAACACCGGCGAGCACGCCTGGTGGGTGCCGACCGGCAACGGCGACCGCTACCGCAACCACCCGCTGCTGCGCGACCTGAACCTGCCCCCGCTCGGCGGGGACAACGCCATCAACGGCCCGCTGTTGACGAAGTCGCTCCTGATTTACTGCCTCACGGCCGGCGGCTCGAACGGGGGCCCGCGGCTGGTCGCCTACGACAAGGCCAACGGCGCGGAGCTGGCGTCGGTGGACCTGCCGTCGGGGGCCATCGGCACGCCGATGACCTACATTCTGGACGGCCGGCAGTACATCGCGCTGACCGTGGGCGGCGGCCCGCGGCTCATCGCCTTCGCGCTGCCGGACTGA
- a CDS encoding DUF1592 domain-containing protein, whose product MTRPDGGTRRGTLGLSSAAMMMAGAIVLAAGPAVETSSARLGPEPHPARPAAQAPAPAAEAVSGTPRAVLDRYCITCHNDRLRTGGLSLDAATVDAADPSRHADVFERVIQKLRTGAMPPPGRPRPDEVTYDAVASRLEGDIDRAAAASPDPGRTSTVHRLNRTEYRNAIRDLLALDLDVTPLLPGDETSDTGFDNNADVLSISTAQLERYLSAARTITRLATGLPPTGPGFETFDVPLLLLQDERQSEDLPLGSRGGTAVPYHFPVDGDYLIKIELRSNWQDYILGMGSAHLLDVRIDGELVERLTVGGEAPGRPAPVTFTIAERGDPEWEAYLQSADERLEVRVPVQAGPRTVSVSFVRNVREPEGILKPRQAGEVLSNDEVYHGNAAVSAVAIGGPYRVTGPGDTPSRNAIFTCRPETAAFEDERSCATEIVSRLARRAYRRPVTAVDVDTLLGFFESGREDGGSFDAGIQLALERMLVDPDFLLRIERDPSGAAPGAPYRLSDVEVASRLSFFLWGSIPDDALLDAAEQGTLTDPAVLEAQVRRMLADPRARSLVDDFAMQWLHLRNLEDVTGDPVPFPDFDDNLVEAFRQETTLFLASTLRGDRSVLDLLDADYTFVNERLARHYGIPGIYGSRFRRVGLPDREQRGGLLGHGGLLALTSYPTRTSPVLRGKWLLDTILGAPPPSPPADVPALPERGDGGRTATVRERLERHRQAPACATCHASIDPPGFALEQFDGLGAWRTTDEFGNPIDATATMPNGRTVAGMAGLRGLLLERPERFAGTVTEKLLSYALGRGLEHVDRPTVRAVVRDAAADDYRWSALIAGIVKSPAFLMRNAAPADGAN is encoded by the coding sequence ATGACGCGACCGGACGGCGGCACTCGGCGCGGGACCCTCGGGTTGTCGAGCGCCGCGATGATGATGGCCGGCGCCATCGTTCTGGCGGCCGGACCGGCGGTCGAGACGTCTTCCGCCAGGCTCGGGCCCGAACCGCACCCGGCGCGTCCGGCCGCGCAGGCGCCCGCCCCGGCCGCCGAGGCCGTGTCCGGCACGCCCCGCGCGGTCCTGGACCGCTACTGCATCACCTGCCACAACGATCGCCTGCGGACCGGCGGGTTGAGCCTGGACGCGGCCACCGTCGATGCCGCGGACCCGAGCCGCCACGCCGATGTCTTCGAAAGGGTGATCCAGAAGCTGCGGACCGGCGCGATGCCGCCGCCGGGGCGCCCGCGCCCGGACGAGGTGACCTACGACGCGGTGGCGAGCCGACTCGAGGGGGATATCGACCGCGCCGCCGCGGCGAGCCCCGACCCCGGCCGGACCAGCACCGTCCACCGGCTGAACCGGACCGAGTACCGCAACGCGATTCGCGACCTGCTCGCGCTGGATCTGGACGTGACGCCGCTGCTGCCGGGCGACGAGACTTCGGACACCGGCTTCGACAACAACGCCGACGTCCTCTCGATCTCCACCGCGCAGCTCGAGCGCTACCTCTCGGCGGCGCGCACCATCACGCGGCTGGCGACCGGGCTGCCGCCGACCGGCCCCGGATTCGAGACTTTCGACGTGCCGCTGCTGCTGCTCCAGGACGAGCGCCAGAGTGAGGACCTGCCGCTCGGCTCGCGGGGCGGGACGGCCGTTCCCTATCACTTTCCGGTCGACGGCGACTACTTGATCAAGATCGAGCTGCGGTCCAACTGGCAGGACTACATCCTCGGCATGGGCAGCGCCCACCTGCTCGACGTCCGGATCGACGGCGAGCTGGTCGAGCGGTTGACGGTCGGCGGCGAGGCCCCCGGCCGGCCCGCGCCGGTCACGTTCACCATCGCCGAGCGCGGCGACCCGGAATGGGAGGCGTACCTGCAGTCGGCGGACGAACGTCTCGAGGTGCGGGTGCCGGTGCAGGCCGGTCCGCGCACGGTGAGCGTATCGTTCGTGCGCAACGTCCGCGAGCCGGAGGGCATCCTGAAGCCGCGGCAGGCGGGCGAGGTCCTCTCGAACGACGAGGTCTACCACGGCAACGCCGCGGTCAGTGCGGTCGCCATCGGCGGTCCGTACCGCGTGACCGGGCCGGGCGACACGCCGAGCCGCAACGCCATCTTCACCTGCCGGCCCGAGACCGCGGCGTTCGAGGACGAGCGGTCGTGCGCCACCGAGATCGTCTCGCGGCTGGCGCGGCGCGCCTACCGCCGCCCGGTGACGGCGGTAGACGTCGACACGCTGCTCGGCTTCTTCGAGAGCGGACGCGAGGACGGCGGCAGCTTCGACGCCGGCATCCAGCTCGCGTTGGAGCGGATGTTGGTGGATCCGGATTTCCTCCTGCGCATCGAGCGTGATCCGAGCGGCGCGGCGCCCGGCGCGCCCTACCGCCTGAGCGACGTGGAGGTCGCCTCGCGGCTGTCGTTCTTCCTGTGGGGCAGCATCCCGGACGACGCCTTGCTCGATGCGGCGGAGCAGGGCACGTTGACCGATCCTGCGGTGCTGGAAGCGCAGGTCCGCCGCATGCTCGCCGATCCGCGCGCGCGGTCGCTCGTCGACGACTTCGCCATGCAGTGGCTGCACCTGCGCAATCTGGAGGACGTCACCGGCGACCCGGTGCCGTTTCCCGACTTCGACGACAACCTGGTCGAGGCGTTCCGGCAGGAGACGACGCTGTTTCTCGCCAGCACCCTGCGCGGGGACCGCAGCGTGCTCGACCTGCTCGACGCCGATTACACGTTCGTCAACGAGCGGCTCGCGCGGCACTACGGCATTCCGGGCATCTACGGGTCGCGCTTCCGGCGCGTCGGGCTGCCGGACCGCGAGCAGCGCGGCGGCCTGCTCGGCCACGGCGGCCTGCTGGCGCTGACCTCGTATCCGACCCGCACGTCGCCGGTGCTGCGCGGCAAGTGGTTGCTCGACACCATTCTCGGTGCGCCGCCGCCGTCGCCGCCGGCCGACGTGCCGGCGCTGCCGGAGCGGGGCGACGGGGGCCGCACCGCCACCGTGCGCGAGCGGCTGGAGCGCCACCGGCAGGCCCCGGCGTGCGCTACCTGTCACGCCTCCATCGATCCACCCGGCTTCGCGCTGGAGCAGTTCGACGGGTTGGGGGCTTGGCGCACGACGGACGAGTTCGGCAATCCCATCGACGCCACTGCGACCATGCCGAACGGCCGGACGGTGGCGGGGATGGCGGGCCTGCGCGGGCTGCTGCTGGAGCGGCCCGAGCGGTTCGCCGGCACGGTGACCGAGAAGCTCCTCTCCTACGCCCTCGGGCGCGGTCTGGAGCACGTCGACAGGCCGACCGTCCGCGCCGTCGTGCGGGACGCGGCGGCCGACGACTACCGCTGGTCGGCGCTCATCGCCGGCATCGTCAAGAGCCCGGCGTTCCTGATGCGGAACGCGGCGCCTGCGGACGGCGCAAACTAA
- a CDS encoding Fic family protein has protein sequence MDGPPDVSSLRVSHEILGLIAEIDEFKGAWLAIGRLAPERLSRLRHVATIESVGSSTRIEGARLSDPEVEQLLSAIEVGSFTTRDEQEVAGYADTMNTVFAAWEVLDLTENHVRQLHRDLLKYSEKDERHRGAYKTLPNHVEAFGPGGTRLGVVFETAAPFDTPRLTGELLTWTRTGLTRPADLHPLLVIAVFVVTFLAIHPFQDGNGRLSRILTTLLLLRAGYAYVPYCSLESVIERSRDAYYLALRRTQKTLRTAEPDWDPWLAYFLTALQRQKRHLHSKIERERQTIGDLAELSLRILQLARDHGRVTIRAAAAATGASRNTVKDHVRTLTRDGRLTRHGSGRGTWYAPAWLPDGAPGSDDPEPV, from the coding sequence ATGGATGGGCCGCCCGACGTGTCGTCGTTGCGGGTCAGTCATGAGATTCTCGGGCTCATCGCCGAGATCGATGAATTCAAGGGCGCGTGGCTCGCCATCGGGCGCCTTGCTCCCGAGCGGCTGTCCCGCCTGCGGCACGTAGCAACGATCGAGAGCGTCGGCTCGTCCACCCGCATCGAGGGAGCGAGACTCAGCGACCCGGAAGTCGAGCAGCTTCTCTCGGCCATCGAGGTCGGGTCGTTCACGACACGCGACGAGCAGGAGGTGGCGGGCTACGCGGACACGATGAACACGGTCTTCGCGGCCTGGGAGGTGCTCGACCTCACCGAGAACCACGTCCGTCAGCTTCACCGCGACCTGCTGAAGTACTCCGAGAAGGACGAGCGCCATCGCGGCGCCTACAAGACGCTCCCCAACCACGTGGAGGCGTTCGGTCCCGGCGGAACGCGACTGGGTGTCGTCTTCGAAACCGCGGCGCCTTTCGATACACCTCGGCTGACCGGCGAGCTGCTCACGTGGACACGGACCGGTCTGACTCGCCCTGCCGACCTGCACCCGCTGCTGGTCATCGCCGTCTTCGTCGTCACCTTCCTGGCCATCCATCCGTTCCAGGACGGAAACGGCCGGCTGTCGCGGATTCTGACGACCCTGTTGCTGCTGCGCGCCGGGTACGCCTACGTCCCCTACTGCTCTTTGGAAAGCGTCATCGAACGGAGCCGGGACGCGTACTATCTGGCTCTGCGCCGCACCCAGAAGACGTTGCGGACCGCCGAGCCGGACTGGGATCCCTGGCTTGCGTACTTTCTGACGGCGCTGCAACGGCAGAAGCGGCACCTGCACTCGAAGATCGAGCGCGAGCGCCAGACCATCGGCGACCTGGCCGAGCTCTCGCTCCGGATTCTGCAGCTTGCCCGCGACCACGGGCGCGTGACCATCCGTGCCGCGGCGGCGGCAACCGGCGCGAGCCGGAACACGGTCAAGGACCACGTGAGGACGTTGACCCGGGACGGCCGCCTGACGCGACACGGCTCCGGCCGGGGCACGTGGTACGCGCCCGCCTGGCTCCCGGATGGCGCCCCGGGGTCCGATGATCCGGAACCGGTGTAG